TGCAGGACGGCGACGGTACCGGCGAACGGCGACGGCACCTCGACCACGGACTTCGCGGTCTCCACCTCGGCGATCGGCTGGTCGACGGCGACGGCGTCACCCTCGGCGACGAGCCAGGAGACGAGTTCGGCCTCGGTCAGGCCCTCACCCAAGTCGGGCAGGGCGAAGACGACGAGTCCGGAACCGATGGTCGGCGCGCTCATGGCCGGTCCTCCCACTGGAGGTCGTCGACGGCGTCGAGGATGCGGTCGACGCTCGGCAGGTAGAAGTGCTCCAGCTTGGGCGACGGGTACGGGATGTCGAAACCGGTCACGCGGAGCACCGGTGCGGCGAGCGAGTGGAAGCAACGCTCCTGGACGCGAGCCACGATCTCGGACGCGACCGACGCGAAGCCGGGGGCTTCGGCGACGACGACGGCACGACCGGTCCGTCGGACACTCGCACAGACCGTCTCGTCGTCGAACGGGACGATGGAGCGGAGATCGATGACCTCGATCGAGCGCCCCTCCTCGGCCGCCGCCGCAGCTGCCGCGAGCGCCGTCGGGACGGAGGGCCCGTAGCTGATGAGGGTCGCGTCGGTGCCGGGACGTGCGACGACGGCGCGTCCGATCCTGCGCGGTGCCTCTCCGTCGTCGAAGGTGCGTCGGAGCTCGGCGAGGTCCACCTCCTCCTTGGACCAGTACAGCTTCTTCGGTTCGAGGAACACGACGGGGTCGGGGGACGCGATGGCCTCGCGCAGCATGAAGTAGGCGTCGCGGACCGTGGCCGGGGCGAGCACCGTGAGACCCGGCGTGTGGGCGTAGTAGGCCTCGGACGAGTCACAGTGGTGCTCGACCCCGCCGATCCCTCCGGCGTAGGGGATGCGGATGACGATCGGCAGGCGCACCTTGCCCTTGGTGCGGTTCGGCATCTTCGCGACGTGGCTGACCACCTGCTCGAAGGCCGGGTAGGCGAAGGCGTCGAACTGCATCTCGACCACCGGCTTCATGCCGTTCATCGCCATGCCCACGGCCATGCCCATGATGCCGGCCTCTGCGAGGGGCGTGTCGAAGCAGCGCTCCTCGCCGAAGCGTGCCGTGAGGCCGTCGGTGATGCGGAAGACGCCGCCCAGCGGGCCGACGTCCTCGCCGAACATCAGCACGGCGGCGTCGGCCTCCATGGCATCTGCGAGGGCGGCATTGAGTGCCTTGGCGAACGTCGTGGCCCGGGGCGCCGGCACTGCTCCGGCACCCGCCCGGCCGCCGATGCCCGGCGCGGGAGCCTCCGTGGTCTGCGTCATCGCTGGTCCCCTTCCATCGAGCCGCCGGTCCCGGCCGCTGCCGCGTCCGCGTCGCGCTCCAGTTCCTCGCGCAGCAGTGCGGCCTGCTCGCGCAGCTGCGACGTCTTCTCCGTGTACACGTACTCGAAGAGCTCCTGCGGGTTCACATCGACCTCCGTGTTGAGCCCCGCGCGGATCGCGGCGGCGACGACGTCCGCTTCGTCGGCGAGGATCCGCTCGCCCTCGTCCGTCAGCAGGTCCAGCCCGCGCAGGTAGGCGCGCATCCTCACGATGGGATCCTTCGGTACCCAGCGCTCGACGTCGTCGGCGGAACGGTACCGGGTGGCGTCGTCCGCATTGGTGTGTGCCTGCATGCGGTAGGTGTGCGCCTCGACCAGCGAGGGGCCGCCGCCGTCGCGCGCCCTGTCCACGGCGGCGCCCAGCACGGCGAGGAGCGCAGCGAGATCATTGCCGTCCACGCGCTCCCCGGGCATGCCGTACCCGATGGCCTTGTGGGCCAGGGAGGGAGCCACGGTCTGGTTCTTCAACGGCACGGAGATCGCGAACTCGTTGTTCTGGATGAAGAAGACCACGGGGACGTGGAAGACGGCGGCGAAGTTCAGGGCCTCGTGGAAGTCCCCCTCGCTCGTCGCACCGTCACCGCACATGGCCAGGACGACTGTGGATTCGCCCCGCAGTTTCGCGGCGTGGGCGACGCCGACGGCGTGCAGCAGCTGCGTGGCGAGCGGCGTCGCCTGCGTCGCGACGCGGTGCTCGTAGGGGTCGTAGCCCGCATGCCAGTCGCCGCGCAGCAACGTGAGCACCTCGAGCGGATCGACGCCGCGCGTGATGACGGCGACGGTATCGCGGTAGGTGGGGAACAGCCAGTCCTCCTCCCCGAGGACGACGGCGGCCGCGACCTGGCACGCCTCCTGGCCGTGCGACGACGGGTAGACCGCCAGCCGCCCCTGACGGACGAGTGCATTGGCCTGGTCGTTGATCCGGCGTCCCGCGACCAGGCGACCGTAGGCGTCCAGCAACCGTCGGCCGTCCGGAAGGGGGTAGCGCTCGTCGTGGCTCGCGTGCCCGTCGGGATCCACGAGCTGCACGGGATCCACCGAGGGGAGCAGGGCGTGCGCCGCCGTCGACGGTGTTCCGCCGGGCGCTCCGCCCATCAGGGTTCCGCGTCCTTCGTTCGTTGCCGTACTCATTCCGCCTCCATCACGGGCCGCACAGGCGGCGCCTCTTCCAGCAGGGAACGGTAGCTCCGGCGCTGGATGCTGTGTAGATCCAGTATGGTCAGCGGGCTCCTTTTGTATCCATGAACTTGCAGGACTCTGGATGATTGCGATCGATTGACGGTATTCTTTGGACGAATTGGCAGTGTGAGCTGGATTACGCGAAGGAGCGTGGACACGTGATGGACGGAACCCTCGACGACGTCGATCGGAAGATCCTCGCTGAACTGACGAGGGACGGCCGACAGTCCGTCACCTCCGTGGCCGAGCGGGTGCATATCTCCCGCGCCCACGCGTACTCGCGCATTGCGCGGCTGACCGAGGGCGGCGTCGTCACTCGCTTCACGGCGATCATCGACCCGGCGAAGGCGGGCCTCCGGTCATCCGCCTACGTGACCCTGAAAGTGCGGCAGCACTCCTGGCGGGAACTCCGGGAGAAGCTCCGGAACGTCCCGGAGGTCCACCACATCGCGCTCGTCGGCGGCGATTTCGACGTGATCCTGCTGGTGCGGGCGGAGGACAACGTGGGGCTGCGCCGCGTGATCTTCGATCAGCTCCAGTCCATGCCGGGTGTGCTCGACACCCAGACCTTCCTCGTCTTCGAGGACCTCGACACGCGCTGAGCCGCCGACCGTCGGACCCCATGGCAGTCCTACCCATCGCGTTCCCCCCGGTGCGCCTGCATAATGACGGGGCAGGCTCGCTGCGCCGGCACAACTGACATCTTCACTGGGGGAACAATGACGGACACCGATTCTTCGCGCGGCCTGGAGGACGACGACGGACGGCGCGCCGGACACGGACACGGATACCGAGGGATCCCGCCGATCCCGCCGGGGCCGTTCGCCTACCAGCCGACCCGACAGAGCCCAGTTCCCGTGTTCCAGGCACCCGCGCCCGCCGCCCCGGCACGGCACCGCCCCTCCGGGCAGCCGGCAGGGCAGCCAGGCCATGCGGACGGATCCAGCCCGTACCTGTCGGGCACCGCACGGCCGCACGACCGTTACGGCACGGCGGAATCCAGGGCGCCCGGCCCCTACGACGGGCCCGACCCCTACAGCGGACCCGACCGCCGCCCGGGAGGACAGCCTCCCGGCGCGGTGGTCTGCCCGTCTGGGGCTGGGTGCTGATCGGAGGGGGCGTGCTGTTCGTCGGCGTGATCAGCATCGTGGTGACGCTGGTCGTCATCGGCTTGACCGCCGGAGCCGGCAACGGATTCGAGCCGGGGGCCCGACGGCGATCGCCGCCCCCCGGTCCACCGACGACTCCGGCGTCGACGACCCGACCGCCGGGGCCGCCATCGACGTCCCGGCCTGGCAGCCGCTCGACGTCTCGGCGTCCTTCACCACGCCTCCGTCCTGGAGCCTGCCCCCGGACCCGTGGGTGCTCGACGAACTGCCCGCGGAGGGCATCTCGTTCCTCAGCAACGCGAACGGGTGCGACATGACACTCGAGCAGGCGTTCATGGAGTCGCTCGAGGGCGACGAGGACCTCACGAGCGATGCCACGGCCACACTCAGCTACATGACCGTCCTGCTGGACTACTTCGCGGAACTCGAGGGCGTGGGGACGGACGGCATCGCCGGCACGGTGCCGCTCGGCATCGATGTCCCGGGCGCCCCCACCCTGGAACTCGCCACGACCACCCTCCCCGGACTGACGCTCGACGGGCAGGAGGGGGTGCGCTTCGTGGCCACCCGGGCGATGCCGGCAAGCGGCGGCGTGGTGAGCACCATCATCACCTGCCCGTCGGCGGTTGCCGCCGATCCTGCCTACTTCGAGCAGGTCGTCGAGGGTCTGTTCATCCTGCCGACGCCCTGACCCGGCCCTCCGAGGGAATGCCGGACAGCGCCGCGTTGAGCACTACATGCATACGTATGAAATTGGGACCGTCCGACCGGCGCCGGAGAGGGTCAGGCTCGTGGTCCTCGCGGCGGGGGTGGGAACGCCCTCGTCCAGCAGGCTGCTGGCCGACCTGCTCACCGACCAGGCGGTGACGGCGCTCGCCTCCACCGGAACGCAGGTGGAACCCGAGGTGATCGAGCTCCGTGAGCTGTTCGGCGACATCGCTGCGGCCTTCACCGGCCCGGTCAGCGACCGCCTCCGGGAAGCGCTCACGACCGTCGGCGCCGCCGACGCCCTCGTGGTCGTCACGCCCGTCTTCGCCGGCTCCTACAGCGGCATGTTCAAGGCGTTCATCGACCTGCTCGATCCGGCCTCGATCGTGGGCACCCCGACGATCATCGGCGCGACGGGCGGGAGCCTCCGCCACGCGCTGATGCTGGATCACGCGCTGCGGCCGCTGTTCGCCTACCTGCGGGCCGCCGTCGTACCCACGTCGGTGTTCGCCACGGCCCCCGACTGGGCCGGCGAGGCAGATTCGCACGCTCTCCACGAGCGTGCACGCCGGTCCGCCGGTGAACTCGCGCGCGCCCTGGGGAGCAGCGCGGCCCTCGATCTCGCAGTGTGACGACCGGACCGGTTCCCGCGGCACCGGGGATCACCGGGCGCGTGGACATCACTCCGTCCGCCGGAGGTCGTGAGCCGGGCGCCCGTCAGCGGAAGCGCGGCGCCCGCTTCTCCCTGAACGCCTCGAGGCCCTCGCGGTAGTCGTCCGAGACCCCGAGCACGCCCTGCACGTCGTTCTCCCCGCGGATGGCATCCCACAGGCCGAGGCGCTCGTCGCGGATCCGGCCGACGAGCTGCTTCGAGGCGACGAAGGCCTGCAGCGGCCCCTGCGCGGCCCGGGCCGCCCGGGACCGGGTGAAATCGAGCAGGTCCGCCGCGGGTAC
This genomic interval from Arthrobacter agilis contains the following:
- a CDS encoding CE1759 family FMN reductase, which encodes MHTYEIGTVRPAPERVRLVVLAAGVGTPSSSRLLADLLTDQAVTALASTGTQVEPEVIELRELFGDIAAAFTGPVSDRLREALTTVGAADALVVVTPVFAGSYSGMFKAFIDLLDPASIVGTPTIIGATGGSLRHALMLDHALRPLFAYLRAAVVPTSVFATAPDWAGEADSHALHERARRSAGELARALGSSAALDLAV
- a CDS encoding Lrp/AsnC family transcriptional regulator, which encodes MDGTLDDVDRKILAELTRDGRQSVTSVAERVHISRAHAYSRIARLTEGGVVTRFTAIIDPAKAGLRSSAYVTLKVRQHSWRELREKLRNVPEVHHIALVGGDFDVILLVRAEDNVGLRRVIFDQLQSMPGVLDTQTFLVFEDLDTR
- a CDS encoding alpha-ketoacid dehydrogenase subunit beta, which encodes MTQTTEAPAPGIGGRAGAGAVPAPRATTFAKALNAALADAMEADAAVLMFGEDVGPLGGVFRITDGLTARFGEERCFDTPLAEAGIMGMAVGMAMNGMKPVVEMQFDAFAYPAFEQVVSHVAKMPNRTKGKVRLPIVIRIPYAGGIGGVEHHCDSSEAYYAHTPGLTVLAPATVRDAYFMLREAIASPDPVVFLEPKKLYWSKEEVDLAELRRTFDDGEAPRRIGRAVVARPGTDATLISYGPSVPTALAAAAAAAEEGRSIEVIDLRSIVPFDDETVCASVRRTGRAVVVAEAPGFASVASEIVARVQERCFHSLAAPVLRVTGFDIPYPSPKLEHFYLPSVDRILDAVDDLQWEDRP
- the pdhA gene encoding pyruvate dehydrogenase (acetyl-transferring) E1 component subunit alpha is translated as MGGAPGGTPSTAAHALLPSVDPVQLVDPDGHASHDERYPLPDGRRLLDAYGRLVAGRRINDQANALVRQGRLAVYPSSHGQEACQVAAAVVLGEEDWLFPTYRDTVAVITRGVDPLEVLTLLRGDWHAGYDPYEHRVATQATPLATQLLHAVGVAHAAKLRGESTVVLAMCGDGATSEGDFHEALNFAAVFHVPVVFFIQNNEFAISVPLKNQTVAPSLAHKAIGYGMPGERVDGNDLAALLAVLGAAVDRARDGGGPSLVEAHTYRMQAHTNADDATRYRSADDVERWVPKDPIVRMRAYLRGLDLLTDEGERILADEADVVAAAIRAGLNTEVDVNPQELFEYVYTEKTSQLREQAALLREELERDADAAAAGTGGSMEGDQR